In one window of Flavobacteriales bacterium DNA:
- a CDS encoding PLP-dependent transferase yields the protein MKKKKSTSAVRIQTEKSPAKEHSVPLYLTSSFVFDDAEEMRAAFADEIERPIYSRFSNPNVDEFTEKMRILEGAESGFSTASGMAAVFATFGALLKSGDRILSCRSIFGATHTLFSKIFPKWNIETDYVDIDDYANWDKQVKPGTKMVYVETPTNPGLGIIDLEWVAAFAKKHQLLLVVDNCFATPLLQRPIEWGADLVIHSATKFIDGQGRTMGGVVLGPKHLIKEVYAFCRSTGPALSPFNAYMLSKSLETLEVRMERQCTNALKLAQWMESRKEISKVIYPFLPSHPHYTLAKKQMDSGGALVTFELNGGIGSGRKFLDGLRMLSLTANLGDSRSIASHPSSTTHAKLSEEERLAVGITPGMVRISVGLEHIDDIISDVEQSLAQL from the coding sequence ATGAAAAAGAAAAAAAGTACATCAGCAGTTCGGATTCAAACGGAAAAATCTCCTGCTAAAGAACATTCCGTTCCGCTGTATCTTACTTCGAGTTTTGTATTCGACGATGCCGAAGAAATGCGCGCTGCCTTTGCCGATGAAATTGAGCGTCCGATTTATTCACGTTTCTCCAATCCGAATGTGGATGAGTTTACCGAAAAAATGAGAATACTCGAAGGCGCCGAATCCGGATTTTCTACCGCTTCCGGAATGGCTGCCGTATTTGCAACTTTTGGAGCATTATTAAAAAGCGGCGATCGCATTTTATCCTGCCGTTCTATTTTCGGAGCAACGCATACCTTGTTTTCTAAAATATTTCCAAAATGGAATATCGAAACCGATTATGTCGATATCGACGATTATGCCAATTGGGATAAACAAGTGAAGCCCGGTACAAAAATGGTATACGTGGAAACACCCACTAACCCGGGACTAGGAATTATCGATCTGGAATGGGTGGCTGCCTTTGCAAAAAAACATCAGTTGCTGTTGGTGGTCGACAATTGCTTCGCTACTCCCTTATTGCAGCGTCCCATCGAATGGGGCGCTGATCTGGTGATTCATTCTGCTACCAAGTTTATTGATGGACAAGGAAGAACGATGGGAGGTGTGGTACTCGGACCCAAACATCTCATTAAAGAAGTGTATGCGTTCTGCAGAAGTACGGGTCCCGCCTTATCACCCTTTAATGCTTACATGCTTTCTAAATCACTCGAAACACTCGAAGTGCGAATGGAGCGTCAATGTACCAACGCATTAAAACTGGCGCAATGGATGGAAAGCAGAAAAGAAATTTCGAAAGTGATTTATCCCTTTTTACCTTCTCATCCTCATTATACCCTTGCTAAAAAACAAATGGATAGCGGAGGCGCATTGGTCACCTTCGAATTAAACGGCGGAATAGGATCCGGAAGAAAATTTTTGGATGGATTAAGGATGTTGTCACTTACTGCTAATCTTGGAGATTCACGCAGTATAGCATCTCATCCTTCCTCTACAACGCATGCCAAATTAAGCGAAGAAGAACGATTAGCCGTTGGAATTACACCGGGCATGGTTCGTATTTCGGTTGGACTGGAACATATCGATGATATCATATCCGATGTGGAGCAGTCGCTGGCTCAATTGTAA
- a CDS encoding WD40 repeat domain-containing protein produces the protein MKKLIFIFVFTSLYNCAFSQLKFIPQTGHAGWFEMEIAPDGKRMASGGPEGKLILWDLSSYKAIWQEYGHKSAVTAIEWRFDNRYFLSASLDSTVQIYDTEGMKSVITYHHFYSVTAASFNPKADLVAYGDDHGNILMYHLVKNEEIIRINAGSEITGLKWAANGLVLFASTADHGVMAYSMDTGKKILDMEIKSGCSGFQLTPDNSLLLIHSNDGITELWQATTGKSLGSVESTISSDRNGNQCWVEAAGTYDGKFAVTFDKEKHLKIGHTTEAMTLIYNTQMLQSDIRLIKTSPANNLFVMADVDGGIWICFFNESDFKAERRLFWHKLLYEPERIHQLYFRKNDDILTMKGGFQYDFNFTTGDLSRREDDSTVVENTSTVMRYFSPSKMKDGIYYGVHTTRDLMYKIVGDNVFSIPMFAYTEDTSIIGYIDNKQVNFYHLDEARFLLQKKIDDASSTILFNGTLNNRFILQDKKGLHLIDLKTNSTIDLSKSANHQYRWLSSDNNGSFILAADESATLHRWDLPSGNYKKLSGDITQSKIVIFEISPDGKKLVAGELNKSLNVYDLESGKKTNTLNADLPHLMAISISKNGKFIALSDLDGVVHVYSSDLTKNIINIIPSPSNGLLAYTPDHYYIATKEAAQNLAMVNGKNSVGFEQIDLRYNRPDKVLAHIGKADPDLISAYERAWKKRMERNGINNTPLNPVVPQLTIRDLQKIPLTTDQDNLNLTVQVKSESELKAVKVWVEGVPVFGKEGVAISGKSGEKNLNIPLLYGTNKIEIAAIGKDGTESAKEELLLMCKKEQKPELYVLSIGVSKYKDSRFNLQFADKDAKDISSVFSSTSAFAKVHQQTITNEEATREKILAAKKFLLQSKKEDVVVIFVAGHGLRDENLDYYFATYDIDFNHPAERGLSDVEMESMTDGIAALRKLLFFDTCLSGEVDKNEIESELTMNAPAENVQFRNPGVGLRNKNGIGIKNAAFLMKEIFNDVKRGTGATIISSAGGAEFAMESKEWKNGLFTYCLLNGMKNKAADKDKDGEVSLNEIQRYIRKEVTQLSKGKQIPDFRAANMELDFRMW, from the coding sequence ATGAAGAAACTGATCTTCATTTTTGTATTTACCTCTCTTTATAATTGTGCTTTTTCGCAATTAAAATTTATTCCCCAAACGGGTCACGCCGGTTGGTTCGAAATGGAAATTGCTCCCGATGGGAAACGCATGGCCAGTGGTGGACCCGAAGGCAAATTAATTCTGTGGGATCTTTCTTCGTACAAAGCCATCTGGCAGGAATACGGACATAAAAGTGCCGTAACAGCAATTGAATGGCGATTCGATAACCGTTATTTTCTCTCTGCATCGCTCGACTCCACCGTTCAGATTTACGATACGGAAGGAATGAAGAGTGTGATCACCTATCATCATTTTTACAGCGTAACAGCCGCTTCTTTTAATCCGAAAGCCGATTTGGTGGCCTATGGCGATGATCATGGAAACATACTCATGTATCACCTTGTGAAAAATGAAGAAATAATCCGCATCAATGCAGGCTCGGAAATTACAGGATTAAAATGGGCTGCGAATGGATTGGTGTTGTTTGCTTCTACAGCAGATCACGGAGTGATGGCCTATAGCATGGACACCGGAAAAAAAATTCTGGACATGGAAATAAAAAGCGGATGCAGCGGATTTCAATTAACGCCCGACAATTCCCTTTTACTCATTCACTCCAATGATGGAATCACTGAATTATGGCAGGCTACAACAGGAAAAAGTCTGGGAAGTGTAGAAAGTACGATCAGCAGTGATAGAAACGGAAATCAATGTTGGGTAGAAGCAGCAGGAACTTACGACGGAAAATTTGCAGTTACATTCGACAAAGAAAAACATTTAAAAATCGGTCACACCACCGAAGCAATGACGCTTATTTACAATACGCAAATGTTGCAGAGTGATATCCGGCTTATTAAGACAAGTCCCGCCAACAATCTTTTTGTGATGGCTGATGTTGACGGTGGAATTTGGATTTGCTTTTTTAATGAATCCGATTTTAAAGCTGAGCGTCGCCTATTCTGGCATAAACTGTTGTATGAACCGGAACGCATCCACCAATTGTATTTCAGAAAAAATGACGACATCCTCACCATGAAAGGAGGATTTCAATACGATTTTAATTTCACCACCGGCGATCTTTCCCGAAGAGAAGATGACTCTACCGTAGTAGAAAATACAAGTACGGTGATGCGCTATTTTTCTCCATCTAAAATGAAAGATGGCATTTATTACGGGGTACATACAACCAGGGACCTGATGTATAAAATAGTTGGAGATAATGTTTTTTCCATTCCCATGTTTGCTTATACAGAGGATACTTCCATCATCGGGTATATCGATAACAAACAAGTCAATTTTTACCATCTGGATGAAGCCCGTTTTCTGCTACAGAAAAAAATAGATGATGCTTCCTCAACTATATTATTTAACGGGACCTTGAATAATCGTTTTATACTTCAAGACAAAAAAGGATTGCACCTGATCGATTTAAAAACGAATTCAACCATCGATTTATCTAAATCGGCAAATCATCAATACCGCTGGTTATCGTCCGACAATAACGGCAGTTTTATTCTTGCCGCAGATGAATCCGCTACGCTTCATCGCTGGGATCTTCCTTCGGGGAATTACAAAAAATTAAGTGGTGATATTACCCAAAGTAAAATCGTGATTTTTGAGATTAGTCCCGACGGAAAAAAACTGGTAGCCGGCGAGCTGAATAAAAGCCTTAATGTTTACGATCTGGAAAGCGGGAAAAAAACAAATACGCTTAACGCAGATTTACCTCACTTAATGGCCATTTCCATTAGTAAAAACGGAAAATTTATTGCCCTTTCAGATTTAGATGGTGTAGTGCATGTTTACAGTTCAGATTTAACAAAAAACATCATCAACATCATTCCTTCTCCGAGCAATGGATTGTTAGCTTATACACCGGATCACTATTACATAGCAACAAAAGAAGCCGCTCAAAATCTGGCTATGGTCAACGGCAAAAACAGTGTGGGATTCGAGCAAATCGATTTACGCTATAATCGTCCCGATAAAGTTTTAGCGCACATCGGAAAGGCCGATCCTGATTTAATCAGTGCTTACGAACGTGCATGGAAAAAAAGAATGGAGCGCAATGGTATTAACAACACCCCACTCAATCCGGTAGTTCCTCAACTTACAATTCGTGATCTGCAAAAAATTCCTTTAACCACGGATCAGGATAATCTCAATTTAACCGTTCAGGTAAAATCGGAATCGGAATTAAAAGCTGTTAAAGTTTGGGTGGAAGGAGTTCCGGTGTTTGGTAAAGAAGGTGTAGCCATTAGCGGAAAATCGGGCGAAAAAAATCTGAATATTCCCTTATTATACGGAACCAATAAAATTGAAATTGCCGCTATTGGAAAAGACGGAACGGAATCGGCCAAGGAAGAATTATTGTTGATGTGTAAAAAAGAACAGAAACCGGAATTGTATGTATTGAGTATTGGCGTGAGTAAATACAAGGACAGTCGCTTTAATTTACAGTTTGCCGATAAGGATGCTAAAGATATTTCTTCTGTATTTTCTTCTACCAGTGCTTTCGCAAAAGTTCATCAGCAAACCATTACCAATGAGGAAGCCACCCGCGAAAAAATTCTGGCTGCGAAAAAATTTCTACTGCAATCGAAAAAAGAAGATGTAGTGGTAATATTCGTTGCGGGGCACGGTTTACGTGATGAAAACCTGGATTATTATTTTGCTACTTACGATATCGATTTCAATCATCCAGCCGAACGGGGATTATCGGATGTGGAAATGGAGAGCATGACAGATGGAATTGCCGCACTAAGAAAATTATTGTTTTTTGATACTTGTCTAAGTGGTGAGGTCGACAAGAATGAAATTGAATCCGAATTAACCATGAATGCACCAGCCGAAAATGTTCAATTTAGAAATCCGGGTGTTGGCTTAAGAAATAAAAACGGAATCGGTATTAAAAACGCTGCTTTCCTAATGAAGGAGATTTTTAATGATGTTAAACGCGGAACAGGTGCTACCATTATCAGTTCTGCCGGTGGAGCCGAATTTGCGATGGAGAGTAAAGAATGGAAAAATGGTTTGTTTACTTATTGCCTGCTTAACGGAATGAAAAATAAAGCTGCCGATAAGGATAAAGATGGTGAAGTAAGTCTCAATGAAATTCAACGATACATCCGGAAGGAAGTGACCCAACTTTCCAAAGGAAAACAAATTCCGGATTTTCGTGCCGCGAATATGGAGCTCGATTTCAGAATGTGGTAA